In the genome of Streptomyces sp. NBC_00190, one region contains:
- a CDS encoding MraY family glycosyltransferase produces the protein MREYLLTLCVTVAVTYLLTGPVRKFAIAAGAMPEIRARDVHREPTPRLGGIAMFGGLCAGLLVADHLRNLNGVFELSNEPRALLSGAALIWLVGVLDDKFELDALIKLGAQMISAGVMVMQGLTILWIPVPGIGTVPLTQWQGNLLTVALVVITINAVNFVDGLDGLAAGMVCIAATALFLYAYRLWFGYGIEQAAPATLFAAILMGMCLGFLPHNMHPARIFMGDSGSMLIGLVLAASAISISGQVDPDALALFAGGERNATHAMLPAYIPLLLPLTIIAIPMADLILAIVRRTWKGQSPFAADRGHLHHRLLELGHSHSRAVLIMYFWSGLIAFGTVAYSVNSASMWIVLAIAALSAVGLILLLLPRFTPRAPRWAQGLVPPRYRHSVRAAEAAAEAAAADASGAEPEPVRPIAAGVSGVNGATAIGPRSRFPERRKAESAR, from the coding sequence GTGCGTGAATATCTGCTGACGCTTTGCGTCACGGTCGCGGTGACCTACCTGCTGACCGGGCCCGTGCGGAAGTTCGCGATCGCGGCCGGGGCCATGCCGGAGATCCGCGCGCGTGACGTGCACCGCGAGCCCACGCCGCGGCTGGGCGGCATCGCCATGTTCGGCGGACTGTGCGCGGGACTGCTGGTCGCGGACCACCTGCGCAACCTCAACGGCGTCTTCGAGCTGTCGAACGAACCGCGCGCGCTGCTCTCCGGCGCCGCCCTGATCTGGCTGGTCGGCGTACTCGACGACAAGTTCGAGCTCGACGCCCTGATCAAGCTCGGCGCGCAGATGATCTCCGCCGGCGTGATGGTCATGCAGGGTCTGACCATCCTGTGGATCCCCGTCCCGGGGATCGGCACGGTCCCGCTCACCCAGTGGCAGGGCAACCTGCTCACGGTGGCGCTCGTCGTGATCACCATCAACGCCGTGAACTTCGTGGACGGACTGGACGGCCTCGCCGCCGGCATGGTCTGCATCGCCGCCACCGCGCTGTTCCTCTACGCCTACCGGCTGTGGTTCGGCTACGGCATCGAACAAGCCGCGCCCGCGACCCTCTTCGCCGCGATCCTGATGGGGATGTGCCTGGGCTTCCTGCCGCACAACATGCACCCCGCCCGGATCTTCATGGGCGACTCCGGCTCGATGCTGATCGGCCTGGTGCTGGCCGCCTCCGCGATCTCCATCAGCGGGCAGGTGGACCCGGACGCGCTGGCCCTCTTCGCGGGCGGCGAGCGCAACGCGACGCACGCGATGCTCCCCGCCTACATCCCGCTGCTGCTGCCGCTGACCATCATCGCGATCCCGATGGCGGACCTGATCCTGGCCATCGTCCGGCGTACCTGGAAGGGCCAGTCGCCCTTCGCGGCCGACCGCGGGCACCTCCACCACCGGCTGCTGGAACTCGGGCATTCACACAGCCGCGCTGTGCTCATCATGTATTTCTGGTCGGGGCTGATCGCCTTCGGCACCGTGGCGTACTCGGTGAATTCCGCATCGATGTGGATCGTGCTGGCGATCGCCGCGCTCAGCGCGGTGGGCCTGATCCTGCTGCTCCTGCCGCGCTTCACCCCGCGTGCCCCGCGCTGGGCGCAGGGGCTGGTGCCGCCGCGCTACCGGCACTCCGTGCGGGCCGCCGAGGCCGCGGCGGAGGCCGCCGCCGCAGACGCCTCGGGAGCCGAGCCGGAACCCGTCAGGCCGATCGCCGCCGGTGTGTCAGGCGTCAACGGGGCGACCGCCATCGGCCCCCGTTCGCGCTTCCCCGAGCGGCGTAAGGCTGAATCTGCCCGCTGA
- the atpB gene encoding F0F1 ATP synthase subunit A: MKEPAVSADPTQVLAFETDCHIFDGCGFPGPGLHSFLFEPLWGEPGLTSTYFNKPMLLALLGSVIIVGFFWAAFAKPKVVPGKLQMVAEAGYDFVRRGIVYETLGKKEGEKYVPFMVSLFFFVWVLNLWSIIPVAQFPVTAIIAYPAALALIVYAIWMSVTFKRHGFVGGLKNLTGYDKSLGGVLPLVMVIEFFSNVLVRPFTHAVRLFANMFAGHTLLLLFTIASWYLLNGIGIAYAGVSFVMVIVMTAFELFIQAVQAYVFVLLACSYLQGALAEHH, translated from the coding sequence CTGAAGGAGCCCGCGGTGAGTGCTGACCCGACGCAGGTGCTCGCTTTCGAGACCGACTGTCACATCTTCGACGGATGTGGCTTCCCCGGCCCGGGCCTGCACTCGTTCCTCTTCGAGCCGCTCTGGGGCGAGCCTGGCCTGACCAGCACGTACTTCAACAAGCCGATGCTGCTGGCCCTCCTGGGCTCCGTCATCATCGTGGGCTTCTTCTGGGCCGCCTTCGCCAAGCCGAAGGTCGTCCCCGGCAAGCTCCAGATGGTCGCCGAGGCCGGCTACGACTTCGTGCGCCGCGGCATCGTGTACGAGACGCTGGGCAAGAAGGAGGGCGAGAAGTACGTCCCCTTCATGGTCTCGCTGTTCTTCTTCGTCTGGGTCCTGAACCTCTGGTCGATCATTCCGGTGGCCCAGTTCCCGGTGACGGCGATCATCGCGTACCCCGCCGCCCTGGCTCTGATCGTGTACGCGATCTGGATGAGCGTCACGTTCAAGCGCCACGGCTTCGTCGGCGGCCTCAAGAACCTGACGGGCTACGACAAGAGCCTCGGCGGCGTGCTGCCGCTCGTCATGGTCATCGAGTTCTTCTCGAACGTCCTGGTGCGGCCCTTCACCCACGCGGTCCGACTGTTCGCGAACATGTTCGCCGGTCATACCCTGCTGCTGCTCTTCACGATCGCCAGCTGGTACCTGCTGAACGGCATCGGCATCGCCTACGCGGGTGTCTCGTTCGTGATGGTCATCGTGATGACCGCCTTCGAGCTCTTCATCCAGGCCGTCCAGGCGTACGTCTTCGTCCTCCTGGCCTGCAGCTACCTCCAGGGCGCGCTCGCCGAGCACCACTGA
- a CDS encoding F0F1 ATP synthase subunit C — translation MSQTLAAVTGSLSSVGYGLSAIGPGVGVGIIFGNGTQALARQPEAAGLIRANQILGFAFCEALALIGLVMPFVYPTS, via the coding sequence ATGTCCCAGACCCTTGCCGCCGTCACCGGCTCCCTCAGCTCCGTTGGTTACGGTCTTTCGGCCATCGGCCCCGGCGTCGGCGTCGGCATCATCTTCGGTAACGGCACCCAGGCTCTCGCCCGCCAGCCCGAGGCTGCCGGCCTGATCCGCGCCAACCAGATCCTCGGCTTCGCCTTCTGTGAGGCGCTCGCCCTGATCGGTCTGGTCATGCCGTTCGTCTACCCGACCTCCTGA
- a CDS encoding F0F1 ATP synthase subunit B codes for MNLLVLAAETENPLFPPIPELVIGLIAFVIVFGFLAKKLLPNINKVLEERREAIEGGIEKAEAAQTEAQSVLEQYKAQLAEARHEAARLRQEALEQGTALKEELRAEGQRQREEIIAAGHAQIAADRKAASQALRQDVGKLATDLAGKLVGESLEDHARQSRTIDRFLSELEEKAEAAR; via the coding sequence GTGAACCTCCTGGTTCTCGCGGCAGAGACGGAAAACCCGCTCTTCCCGCCGATCCCCGAGCTCGTCATCGGTCTGATCGCCTTCGTCATCGTCTTCGGTTTCCTCGCGAAGAAGCTCCTCCCGAACATCAACAAGGTTCTGGAAGAGCGCCGCGAGGCGATCGAGGGCGGTATCGAGAAGGCGGAAGCCGCTCAGACCGAGGCTCAGAGCGTGCTGGAGCAGTACAAGGCCCAGCTCGCCGAAGCCCGGCACGAGGCCGCGCGCCTGCGCCAGGAAGCGCTGGAGCAGGGCACTGCGCTGAAGGAAGAACTGCGCGCAGAGGGCCAGCGGCAGCGTGAGGAGATCATCGCTGCCGGTCACGCCCAGATCGCGGCAGACCGCAAGGCCGCCTCTCAGGCGCTGCGCCAGGACGTGGGCAAGCTCGCCACCGACCTGGCCGGCAAGCTCGTCGGCGAGTCCCTTGAGGACCACGCCCGGCAGAGCCGCACGATCGACCGCTTCCTCAGCGAGCTTGAGGAGAAGGCCGAGGCCGCCCGATGA
- a CDS encoding F0F1 ATP synthase subunit delta produces MNGASREALASARERLDALTDNMSVDAAKLAGELAAVTALLDREVSLRRVITDPAQSGEAKAELVARLLGGQVGGEALDLVSGMARSRWSQSRDLVDSLEELAATADLTAAQQADALDNVEDEVFRFGRIVSSSTELRSALTDRAATASAKSELLRSLLGGKVNAVTERLVIRLVTQPRGRSLEAGLESLSTLAAERRNRMVATVTSAVLLSDVQKARLGAVLAKLYGRQMHLNLDVDPEVLGGISVRVGDEVIDGTIADRLAEASRRMAG; encoded by the coding sequence ATGAACGGAGCGAGCCGCGAGGCACTGGCCTCCGCGCGCGAGCGTCTCGACGCGCTGACGGACAACATGTCCGTCGACGCGGCGAAGCTTGCCGGTGAGCTGGCTGCCGTCACCGCGCTGCTCGACCGTGAGGTCTCGCTGCGTCGGGTCATCACGGACCCGGCGCAGTCCGGCGAGGCCAAGGCCGAGCTCGTCGCCCGGCTGCTCGGCGGTCAGGTTGGCGGGGAAGCCCTCGACCTGGTGTCCGGCATGGCCCGGTCGCGCTGGTCGCAGTCCCGTGACCTGGTGGATTCGCTGGAGGAGCTGGCGGCCACCGCCGACCTCACGGCGGCCCAGCAGGCCGACGCGCTCGACAACGTCGAGGACGAGGTCTTCCGCTTCGGCCGGATCGTGTCCTCGAGCACCGAGCTGCGTTCCGCGCTGACCGACCGCGCGGCCACCGCCTCCGCCAAGAGCGAGCTGCTGCGCAGCCTGCTCGGCGGCAAGGTGAACGCCGTCACCGAGCGCCTGGTGATCCGTCTCGTCACGCAGCCGCGTGGACGTAGCCTGGAAGCGGGACTCGAGTCCCTTTCCACGCTCGCCGCCGAGCGCCGCAACCGCATGGTCGCCACCGTGACCAGCGCGGTTCTGCTCAGCGACGTGCAGAAGGCGCGTCTCGGCGCGGTGCTGGCCAAGCTGTACGGCCGCCAGATGCACCTGAACCTCGACGTGGACCCCGAGGTCCTCGGCGGGATCTCGGTGCGAGTCGGCGACGAGGTCATCGACGGCACCATCGCGGACCGCCTCGCCGAGGCGTCCCGCCGCATGGCCGGCTGA
- the atpA gene encoding F0F1 ATP synthase subunit alpha has translation MAELTIRPEEIRDALENFVQSYQPDAASREEVGTVSVAGDGIAKVEGLPSAMANELLKFEDGTLGLALNLEEREIGAVVLGEFSGIEEGQPVQRTGEVLSVGVGEGYLGRVVDPLGNPIDGLGEIATEGRRALELQAPGVMVRKSVHEPMQTGYKAIDAMVPVGRGQRQLIIGDRQTGKTALAVDTIINQRDNWRSGDVNKQVRCIYVAIGQKGSTIASVRGALEDAGALEYTTIVAAPASDPAGFKYLAPYTGSAIGQHWMYAGKHVLIIFDDLSKQADAYRAVSLLLRRPPGREAYPGDVFYLHSRLLERCAKLSDDMGAGSMTGLPIVETKANDVSAFIPTNVISITDGQCFLESDLFNAGQRPALNVGISVSRVGGSAQHKAMKQVSGRLRLDLAQYRELEAFAAFGSDLDAASKASLERGKRLVELLKQGQYQPMPVEEQVISVWAGTTGKMDDVPVNDIRRFESELLEHLRRERKDLLTSIADGGKMSDDTLSSIADAITGFKRQFETSDGKLLGEDAPAVNVSK, from the coding sequence ATGGCGGAGCTCACGATCCGGCCGGAGGAGATCCGGGACGCACTGGAGAACTTTGTCCAGTCGTACCAGCCGGACGCGGCCTCGCGCGAGGAGGTCGGAACGGTCAGCGTTGCCGGCGACGGCATCGCGAAGGTGGAGGGCCTGCCCTCCGCCATGGCGAACGAGCTGCTGAAGTTCGAGGACGGCACCCTCGGTCTCGCCCTCAACCTCGAGGAGCGCGAGATCGGTGCGGTCGTCCTCGGCGAGTTCAGCGGTATCGAGGAGGGCCAGCCGGTGCAGCGCACCGGTGAGGTGCTCTCGGTCGGCGTCGGCGAGGGCTACCTCGGCCGCGTCGTCGACCCGCTCGGCAACCCGATCGACGGTCTCGGCGAGATCGCGACCGAAGGCCGCCGCGCCCTCGAGCTGCAGGCCCCCGGCGTCATGGTCCGCAAGTCGGTCCACGAGCCGATGCAGACCGGCTACAAGGCCATCGACGCCATGGTGCCCGTCGGCCGTGGCCAGCGTCAGCTGATCATCGGTGACCGTCAGACGGGTAAGACCGCTCTGGCCGTCGACACGATCATCAACCAGCGCGACAACTGGCGCTCGGGCGACGTGAACAAGCAGGTTCGCTGCATCTACGTCGCCATCGGCCAGAAGGGCTCGACCATCGCGTCCGTTCGCGGCGCCCTGGAAGACGCCGGTGCGCTCGAGTACACGACGATCGTCGCCGCCCCGGCGTCCGACCCGGCCGGCTTCAAGTACCTGGCGCCGTACACCGGTTCCGCCATCGGCCAGCACTGGATGTACGCCGGCAAGCACGTCCTGATCATCTTCGACGACCTGTCGAAGCAGGCCGACGCCTACCGCGCCGTGTCGCTGCTGCTGCGCCGCCCGCCGGGCCGCGAGGCCTACCCGGGCGACGTCTTCTACCTGCACTCCCGTCTGCTGGAGCGCTGCGCGAAGCTGTCCGACGACATGGGTGCCGGTTCGATGACCGGTCTGCCGATCGTCGAGACCAAGGCGAACGACGTGTCGGCGTTCATCCCGACCAACGTCATCTCCATCACCGACGGCCAGTGCTTCCTGGAGTCCGACCTGTTCAACGCGGGCCAGCGCCCGGCGCTGAACGTCGGTATCTCGGTCTCCCGCGTCGGTGGCTCCGCCCAGCACAAGGCCATGAAGCAGGTTTCGGGCCGTCTGCGCCTGGACCTCGCCCAGTACCGTGAGCTCGAGGCGTTCGCCGCCTTCGGTTCCGACCTGGACGCCGCGTCGAAGGCCTCGCTGGAGCGCGGCAAGCGTCTGGTCGAGCTGCTGAAGCAGGGCCAGTACCAGCCGATGCCCGTCGAGGAGCAGGTCATCTCCGTCTGGGCCGGCACCACCGGCAAGATGGACGACGTCCCGGTCAACGACATCCGTCGCTTCGAGTCGGAGCTGCTGGAGCACCTGCGCCGCGAGCGCAAGGACCTCCTCACCTCCATCGCCGACGGCGGCAAGATGTCGGACGACACCCTGTCCTCCATCGCGGACGCCATCACCGGCTTCAAGCGTCAGTTCGAGACCTCGGACGGCAAGCTCCTGGGCGAGGACGCACCGGCCGTCAACGTCTCCAAGTGA
- a CDS encoding F0F1 ATP synthase subunit gamma: MGAQLRVYKRRIRAITATKKITKAMEMIAASRIVKAQRKVAASMPYATELTRAVTAVATGSNTKHALTTEVEQPTRAAILLITSDRGLAGGYSSNAIKQAERLTERLRAEGKEVDTYIVGRKGVAYFGFRERKVADSWTGFTDSPAYADAKRVAGPLIEAIQLDTADGGVDELHVVFTEFVSMMTQNAVDGRMLPLSLDKAEEETGAKGEILPLFDFEPSAEDVLDALLPRYVESRIYNALLQSAASEHAARRRAMKSATDNAGDLIKSLSRLANAARQAEITQEISEIVGGASAMADATAGSDK, translated from the coding sequence ATGGGAGCGCAGCTCCGGGTCTACAAGCGTCGCATCCGTGCCATCACGGCGACCAAGAAGATCACCAAGGCGATGGAGATGATCGCCGCCTCGCGCATCGTCAAGGCGCAGCGCAAGGTGGCGGCGTCGATGCCGTACGCGACCGAGCTCACCCGTGCGGTGACCGCGGTGGCGACCGGTTCGAACACCAAGCACGCCCTGACGACCGAGGTCGAGCAGCCGACCCGTGCCGCGATCCTGCTCATCACGAGCGACCGCGGTCTGGCCGGTGGCTACTCCTCGAACGCCATCAAGCAGGCGGAGCGGCTCACCGAGCGGCTGCGCGCTGAGGGCAAGGAGGTCGACACGTACATCGTCGGCCGCAAGGGTGTCGCCTACTTCGGGTTCCGCGAGCGCAAGGTCGCGGATTCGTGGACCGGCTTCACCGACAGCCCGGCCTACGCCGACGCCAAGCGCGTCGCCGGACCGCTGATCGAGGCCATCCAGCTGGACACGGCCGACGGCGGCGTCGACGAGCTGCACGTCGTCTTCACGGAATTCGTGTCGATGATGACGCAGAACGCGGTCGACGGCCGGATGCTGCCGCTCAGCCTCGACAAGGCAGAGGAGGAGACCGGCGCGAAGGGCGAGATCCTTCCGCTGTTCGACTTCGAGCCGTCGGCGGAGGACGTCCTCGACGCCCTTCTGCCGCGCTACGTCGAGAGCCGCATCTACAACGCACTGCTGCAGTCGGCCGCTTCCGAGCACGCCGCCCGCCGCCGCGCGATGAAGTCGGCGACCGACAACGCCGGAGACCTCATCAAGAGCCTCTCCCGGCTTGCCAACGCGGCCCGCCAGGCCGAAATCACCCAGGAAATCAGCGAGATCGTCGGTGGCGCGAGCGCCATGGCTGACGCGACCGCGGGGAGTGACAAGTAA
- the atpD gene encoding F0F1 ATP synthase subunit beta, with protein sequence MTTTVETAAATGRVARVIGPVVDVEFPVDAMPEIYNALKVQVADPAEDGKLKTLTLEVAQHLGDGLVRTISMQPTDGLVRQAPVTDTGEGITVPVGDFTKGKVFNTLGEVLNYPEENANVTERWPIHRKAPRFDELESKTEMFETGVKVIDLLTPYVKGGKIGLFGGAGVGKTVLIQEMIYRVANNHDGVSVFAGVGERTREGNDLIEEMADSGVIDKTALVFGQMDEPPGTRLRVALAGLTMAEYFRDVQKQDVLFFIDNIFRYTQAGSEVSTLLGRMPSAVGYQPNLADEMGLLQERITSTRGHSITSMQAIYVPADDLTDPAPATTFAHLDATTVLSRPISEKGIYPAVDPLDSTSRILDPRYIAADHYATAMRVKGILQKYKDLQDIIAILGIDELGEEDKLVVHRARRVERFLSQNTHVAKQFTGVDGSDVPLEESITAFNAICDGDYDHFPEQAFFLCGGIEDLKANAKELGVS encoded by the coding sequence ATGACGACCACTGTTGAGACGGCCGCCGCCACGGGCCGCGTCGCCCGGGTCATCGGCCCGGTCGTCGACGTGGAGTTCCCCGTCGACGCCATGCCCGAGATCTACAACGCCCTCAAGGTCCAGGTCGCCGACCCGGCCGAGGACGGCAAGCTCAAGACCCTGACCCTTGAGGTCGCGCAGCACCTGGGTGACGGCCTCGTCCGTACCATCTCGATGCAGCCGACCGACGGTCTGGTCCGCCAGGCCCCGGTGACCGACACGGGCGAGGGCATCACCGTCCCCGTCGGCGACTTCACCAAGGGCAAGGTGTTCAACACCCTCGGTGAGGTGCTGAACTACCCGGAGGAGAACGCCAACGTCACCGAGCGCTGGCCGATCCACCGCAAGGCCCCTCGCTTCGACGAGCTCGAGTCGAAGACCGAGATGTTCGAGACCGGCGTCAAGGTCATCGACCTTCTCACCCCGTACGTCAAGGGTGGAAAGATCGGTCTGTTCGGTGGTGCCGGTGTCGGCAAGACCGTTCTGATCCAGGAAATGATCTACCGCGTCGCCAACAACCACGACGGTGTGTCGGTCTTCGCGGGCGTCGGTGAGCGTACCCGTGAGGGCAACGACCTCATCGAGGAAATGGCCGACTCGGGCGTCATCGACAAGACGGCCCTCGTCTTCGGCCAGATGGACGAGCCCCCGGGCACGCGTCTTCGCGTCGCGCTCGCCGGTCTGACCATGGCGGAGTACTTCCGCGATGTGCAGAAGCAGGACGTGCTCTTCTTCATCGACAACATCTTCCGTTACACCCAGGCCGGTTCGGAGGTGTCGACCCTTCTGGGCCGCATGCCGTCCGCCGTGGGTTACCAGCCGAACCTGGCTGACGAGATGGGTCTGCTGCAGGAGCGCATCACCTCGACCCGTGGTCACTCGATCACCTCGATGCAGGCGATCTACGTCCCCGCGGACGACCTGACCGACCCGGCGCCGGCCACCACCTTCGCCCACCTCGACGCGACGACGGTTCTCTCCCGTCCGATCTCCGAGAAGGGCATCTACCCGGCCGTGGACCCGCTGGACTCGACGTCCCGCATCCTCGACCCGCGGTACATCGCGGCGGACCACTACGCCACGGCGATGCGTGTCAAGGGGATCCTCCAGAAGTACAAGGACCTCCAGGACATCATCGCGATCCTCGGTATCGACGAGCTGGGCGAGGAGGACAAGCTCGTTGTCCACCGTGCCCGTCGCGTCGAGCGCTTCCTGTCGCAGAACACCCACGTGGCGAAGCAGTTCACCGGCGTGGACGGTTCGGACGTTCCGCTCGAAGAGTCGATCACCGCGTTCAACGCGATCTGCGACGGTGACTACGACCACTTCCCCGAGCAGGCGTTCTTCCTGTGCGGTGGCATCGAGGACCTGAAGGCCAACGCCAAGGAGCTGGGCGTCTCCTGA
- a CDS encoding F0F1 ATP synthase subunit epsilon — translation MAAELHVELVAADRNVWSGEATLVVARTTSGDIGVMPGHQPLLGVLESGPVTIRTSGGDTVVAAVHGGFISFADNKLSLLAEIAELADEIDVQRAERALERAKAEADAAAERRADVRLRAVTG, via the coding sequence TTGGCTGCTGAGCTGCACGTCGAGCTGGTCGCGGCGGACCGCAATGTCTGGTCCGGCGAGGCCACCCTTGTTGTCGCCCGCACCACGTCCGGCGACATCGGCGTCATGCCCGGTCACCAGCCGCTTCTCGGTGTGCTGGAATCGGGCCCTGTGACCATCCGCACCAGTGGGGGCGACACTGTCGTCGCGGCGGTGCACGGCGGTTTCATCTCGTTCGCGGACAACAAGCTGTCCCTGCTGGCCGAGATCGCCGAGCTCGCGGACGAGATTGACGTCCAGCGTGCGGAGCGGGCACTGGAGCGCGCGAAGGCGGAGGCGGACGCCGCCGCCGAGCGTCGCGCGGATGTCCGGCTGCGCGCCGTAACGGGCTGA
- a CDS encoding DUF2550 domain-containing protein, with the protein MLLALLVSGLVVALVVIGLFVFGLRRRLIQRSGGTFDCSMRWGVPEETDTSGKGWVYGVARYSGDRIEWFRVFSYSHRPRRLLERSSIEVVSRRAPEGEEELALLSDAVVLGALHRGTRLELAMSEDALTGFLAWLEAAPPGQRVNVA; encoded by the coding sequence ATGCTCCTCGCTCTGCTTGTGAGCGGCCTGGTCGTAGCCCTGGTGGTGATCGGGCTGTTTGTCTTCGGGCTGCGCCGCAGACTCATCCAGCGTTCCGGCGGCACCTTCGACTGCAGCATGCGCTGGGGTGTGCCCGAGGAGACCGACACCTCGGGCAAGGGCTGGGTGTACGGGGTCGCGCGCTACAGCGGCGACCGGATCGAGTGGTTCCGCGTATTCAGCTACTCGCACCGCCCGCGCCGGCTGCTGGAGCGTTCCTCCATCGAGGTCGTCTCGCGCCGCGCCCCCGAGGGCGAGGAGGAGCTGGCCCTGCTCTCTGACGCCGTCGTGCTCGGCGCCCTCCACCGGGGGACCCGCCTGGAGCTGGCGATGAGCGAGGACGCGCTGACCGGTTTCCTCGCGTGGCTGGAGGCGGCGCCGCCCGGCCAGCGGGTGAACGTGGCCTGA
- a CDS encoding glycoside hydrolase family 18 chitinase, translating into MSKSAPRPRRTYGGSPLSTASPPRTRRTRFFTRVAAIVAALALPVTGLVVLAGPAQAATSATATYTKVSDWGTGFEGKWTVKNTGTTTITSWTVEWDYPAGTAVTSAWDATVTSSGTHWTGKNVGWNGTLAPGATASFGFNGTGSGSPGGCKVNGTSCDGTQPGDTPPTAPGTPTSSNVADTSLTLSWSAATDDKGVKNYDVYRGSSKIATVTGTTYADSGLTKGTTYSYSVTARDTVDQTGPSSGSLSVTTTGGVIPPDPGGKVKLGYFTEWGVYGRNYHVKNLVASGSAAKITHINYAFGNVQNGQCTIGDAYADYDKAYTADQSVDGVADTWDQPLRGNFNQLRKLKKQYPNIKVLWSFGGWTWSGGFGQAAANPAAFAQSCYSLVEDPRWADVFDGIDIDWEYPNACGLSCDTSGAAALKNLMSALRAKFGGSSLVTAAISADGSNGGKLDLADYAGAAQYVDFYNVMTYDFFGAWDAKGPTAPHSPLTSYTGIPIAGFNSEAAITKLKGKGIAGSKLNLGIGFYGRGWTGVTQAAPGGTATGPAQGTYEQGIEDYKVLKGSCPATGTVAGTAYAKCGSNWWSYDTPATIAGKMTWAKNQGLKGAFFWEFSGDTANGELANAIHTGLQ; encoded by the coding sequence ATGTCGAAGTCGGCCCCACGACCGCGACGGACCTACGGAGGATCACCCTTGAGCACAGCATCCCCACCCCGCACCCGGCGCACCCGGTTCTTCACCCGGGTCGCGGCGATCGTCGCCGCGCTCGCCCTGCCCGTCACCGGGCTCGTCGTGCTGGCAGGACCCGCCCAGGCCGCCACCTCGGCGACCGCGACGTACACCAAGGTCTCCGACTGGGGCACCGGCTTCGAGGGCAAGTGGACGGTGAAGAACACCGGCACCACCACGATCACCTCGTGGACCGTCGAGTGGGACTACCCGGCCGGCACCGCCGTCACCTCCGCCTGGGACGCCACCGTCACCAGCTCCGGCACCCACTGGACCGGCAAGAACGTGGGCTGGAACGGCACCCTCGCACCCGGCGCGACCGCCAGTTTCGGATTCAACGGCACCGGCAGCGGCTCCCCCGGCGGCTGCAAGGTCAACGGCACCTCCTGTGACGGCACCCAGCCCGGCGACACTCCCCCCACCGCTCCCGGCACCCCCACCTCGAGCAACGTCGCCGACACCTCCCTGACCCTGAGCTGGTCCGCCGCCACCGACGACAAGGGCGTCAAGAACTACGACGTCTACCGCGGCTCCAGCAAGATCGCCACGGTCACCGGGACCACCTACGCGGACTCGGGCCTGACCAAGGGCACGACCTACTCGTACAGCGTCACCGCCCGCGACACCGTCGACCAGACCGGCCCCTCCTCCGGCTCCCTCTCGGTGACGACGACCGGCGGCGTCATTCCCCCGGACCCGGGCGGCAAGGTCAAACTCGGCTACTTCACCGAGTGGGGCGTCTACGGCCGCAACTACCACGTCAAGAACCTGGTGGCCTCCGGCTCCGCCGCGAAGATCACCCACATCAACTACGCGTTCGGCAACGTCCAGAACGGCCAGTGCACCATCGGTGACGCCTACGCCGACTACGACAAGGCCTACACCGCCGACCAGAGCGTCGACGGCGTCGCCGACACCTGGGACCAGCCGCTGCGCGGCAACTTCAACCAGCTGCGCAAGCTGAAGAAGCAGTACCCGAACATCAAGGTGCTGTGGTCCTTCGGCGGCTGGACCTGGTCCGGCGGCTTCGGCCAGGCCGCGGCGAACCCGGCCGCCTTCGCCCAGTCCTGCTACAGCCTGGTCGAGGACCCGCGCTGGGCCGACGTGTTCGACGGCATCGACATCGACTGGGAGTACCCGAACGCCTGCGGCCTGTCCTGTGACACCAGCGGCGCCGCCGCCCTGAAGAACCTGATGTCCGCGCTGCGCGCCAAGTTCGGCGGCTCCAGCCTGGTCACCGCGGCCATCTCCGCCGACGGCTCCAACGGCGGCAAGCTCGACCTCGCCGACTACGCGGGCGCCGCACAGTACGTCGACTTCTACAACGTGATGACCTACGACTTCTTCGGCGCGTGGGACGCCAAGGGCCCGACCGCCCCGCACTCCCCGCTCACCTCGTACACCGGCATCCCCATCGCCGGCTTCAACTCCGAGGCCGCGATCACCAAGCTCAAGGGCAAGGGCATCGCGGGCTCCAAGCTCAACCTCGGCATCGGCTTCTACGGCCGCGGCTGGACCGGCGTCACGCAGGCCGCCCCCGGCGGCACGGCGACCGGGCCCGCGCAGGGCACGTACGAGCAGGGCATCGAGGACTACAAGGTGCTCAAGGGCAGCTGCCCGGCCACCGGCACGGTCGCCGGCACGGCCTACGCCAAGTGCGGCAGCAACTGGTGGAGCTACGACACCCCCGCCACCATCGCCGGGAAGATGACCTGGGCCAAGAACCAAGGCCTCAAGGGAGCCTTCTTCTGGGAGTTCAGCGGCGACACCGCCAACGGTGAGCTCGCGAACGCGATCCACACCGGACTCCAGTAA